One genomic segment of Desulfocapsa sulfexigens DSM 10523 includes these proteins:
- a CDS encoding glycosyltransferase family 4 protein, whose translation MLIVRIVLRRWKGVEKTAENVWACFCAFYLAYRFEKDQIKHIHAPWACGCATAAWLASRLTGIPFSFAMHAWDIYPPDSLIQEKTRDALFVRSVTQYNIEYLRKLTACSEDKFHLIYIGVPMSQVKARHVSMEPPYQLLAVGRLVGKKGYEFLLRACGVLKANAIDFHLNIVGDGLYLNQLQRLCASLELESVVTFHGFQPYEKMPTFFQEADIFIMPCVVHSSGDRDGIPTVLMEALLHYVPVITTSVSGIPELIEDGVSGVLVPEKDPNAIVDAVTLLITEKQKAWDMADRGNRKVLELFNAEKNHKKILDLYNSYLLN comes from the coding sequence ATGCTTATTGTTCGGATTGTATTAAGAAGATGGAAAGGAGTAGAGAAAACAGCAGAGAATGTATGGGCATGTTTCTGTGCCTTCTATCTGGCATATCGTTTTGAAAAAGATCAGATCAAACATATTCATGCTCCCTGGGCCTGTGGCTGTGCGACGGCTGCCTGGCTTGCTTCCCGATTAACGGGTATTCCCTTCAGTTTTGCCATGCATGCCTGGGATATCTATCCCCCTGACAGCCTGATCCAAGAAAAAACAAGGGATGCTTTGTTTGTTAGGAGTGTGACGCAATATAATATTGAATATTTACGAAAACTTACTGCTTGCTCTGAAGATAAGTTTCACCTTATTTACATTGGTGTTCCCATGAGTCAGGTAAAAGCAAGACATGTTTCCATGGAACCGCCATATCAATTGTTAGCCGTTGGACGTTTGGTTGGTAAAAAAGGCTATGAATTTCTTTTACGTGCCTGCGGAGTATTGAAGGCCAATGCGATAGATTTCCACTTGAATATTGTCGGTGATGGTTTGTATCTTAACCAATTGCAACGACTCTGTGCATCGCTCGAACTAGAATCTGTTGTGACGTTTCATGGGTTTCAACCCTATGAAAAAATGCCAACTTTTTTTCAGGAAGCGGACATTTTCATAATGCCGTGTGTTGTCCATTCTTCCGGGGACCGTGATGGTATCCCAACTGTTTTGATGGAGGCTCTTCTTCATTATGTTCCGGTTATCACTACTTCGGTTTCCGGGATCCCTGAACTCATTGAAGACGGTGTCTCAGGTGTGCTTGTGCCGGAAAAAGATCCCAATGCAATAGTCGACGCCGTAACCCTGCTTATAACAGAAAAACAAAAAGCGTGGGATATGGCGGACAGGGGAAACCGGAAAGTGTTGGAATTGTTCAATGCAGAGAAAAACCATAAAAAAATACTTGATCTTTACAATTCCTACCTGTTGAACTAA
- a CDS encoding glycosyltransferase, translated as MNDISPPYKLVIVLQDLEFGGTQRYAINLLQYIDRSLFDPELWVLRGGMDMAPLAKQTGVQIRWFSKGSRVTPLALYHFFRCLARNRPTILYPLTVVPNIWARIFGTLLRVPVLISSYRNLYANQYERLLWPLSTHIICNAEAIREKLVKKHRVKRSRISVVSNGVDTEFFVPDSAKQSIPLTILYAGRLVYQKDPLTLLKAFVRIKEARPEVRLLVVGNGDLRCELLQFIKHHSLEEHVSLIGGTVDIKKYMQKARIFLLSSLYEGSPNILIEAMACGLPVVATRTSGIPELIEHGRNGYLVLPGDSKTMAKQAIHLLSDSHLWETMSTQARIKVLTNHKLKECVRLTEKILLAHLPEQK; from the coding sequence ATGAATGATATTTCCCCTCCATATAAACTCGTTATTGTTCTTCAGGATCTGGAATTCGGTGGTACCCAGCGGTATGCTATAAACCTTTTGCAATATATAGACAGAAGTTTGTTTGACCCGGAACTCTGGGTGCTTCGGGGTGGTATGGATATGGCCCCACTTGCCAAACAGACAGGAGTTCAGATACGATGGTTCTCAAAAGGCAGCAGAGTTACCCCATTAGCTCTGTATCATTTTTTTCGATGTCTTGCTCGTAACAGACCTACTATTCTCTATCCTTTGACAGTTGTTCCTAATATCTGGGCAAGAATTTTTGGGACCCTTTTGAGGGTGCCGGTACTTATTTCGAGTTATCGGAATTTATATGCAAACCAGTATGAACGTCTGCTTTGGCCTTTGTCCACTCATATTATCTGCAACGCAGAGGCAATACGAGAAAAACTGGTAAAAAAGCACAGAGTGAAAAGGAGTAGGATTTCAGTCGTTTCCAATGGCGTGGATACAGAGTTCTTTGTTCCCGACTCTGCAAAACAATCAATTCCTTTGACAATTCTGTACGCCGGACGGCTGGTTTATCAGAAAGATCCTCTGACTTTGCTTAAGGCCTTTGTGCGTATTAAAGAGGCAAGACCCGAGGTAAGGTTGCTGGTAGTGGGTAATGGAGATTTGCGTTGTGAACTTCTGCAATTTATCAAACATCATTCCCTTGAAGAACATGTTTCTTTGATCGGGGGGACAGTGGATATCAAAAAGTATATGCAGAAAGCCAGGATCTTTCTTCTTTCCTCTCTTTATGAAGGATCGCCAAATATACTTATTGAAGCTATGGCTTGTGGTTTGCCGGTAGTTGCCACTCGAACAAGTGGAATCCCAGAGCTCATTGAGCACGGGAGGAATGGTTATCTGGTTTTACCTGGTGATTCAAAAACTATGGCTAAACAGGCAATTCATCTCCTTTCTGATAGTCATTTATGGGAAACTATGTCAACACAGGCACGAATCAAGGTGCTTACAAACCATAAACTGAAAGAATGTGTTCGACTGACGGAAAAGATCTTGCTGGCTCATCTCCCTGAACAGAAATGA
- a CDS encoding glycosyltransferase: protein MKRILFISSNIHTPWGGSELLWYKTAVFLASQEPDVEVVVVARKWPHIPPHIQEIADAGGRICDLPLPPTTSMEYLKGKFRPSIEMQKKMLLQKISPDLLLHSMGKSFEGGDWMQSAHELSVPYVNLVHLASDLQWPDDGEVDLYRKGYDQARVNFFVSEGNRGIVCKQLGMNIVNSAIVRNPISVAREILSYPETKQGYNLALPATLVPIHKGHDILFEVLAQSKWKQRPLHLNLYGTGNYSKSLQYYSQYLGLKNIHFRGYSKNIAEVWAKNHLLVMSSRMEGLPLTLIEAMSCGRLAVVTGVAGKECVQDGETGFVAKAAHPEFIDEALERAWQKRAQWQEMGSLAAERVRELIPFDPVEAFAHTLLQLVQD from the coding sequence ATGAAACGTATTCTTTTTATTTCATCTAATATCCATACTCCATGGGGAGGAAGTGAACTTCTCTGGTACAAGACCGCAGTTTTTCTTGCATCACAGGAACCAGATGTTGAGGTTGTTGTGGTTGCAAGGAAATGGCCTCATATTCCACCCCATATCCAGGAAATTGCAGACGCCGGTGGCCGTATTTGTGATTTGCCTCTTCCTCCAACGACATCCATGGAATATTTGAAGGGGAAATTCCGACCATCGATTGAGATGCAAAAGAAAATGCTGTTACAAAAGATTTCACCGGATCTTCTCTTGCACTCCATGGGAAAGAGTTTTGAGGGGGGGGACTGGATGCAGAGCGCCCATGAACTGTCCGTTCCCTATGTCAACCTTGTTCATCTTGCTTCTGATCTACAGTGGCCTGATGATGGTGAAGTGGATCTGTATCGAAAGGGGTATGACCAAGCTCGTGTGAATTTTTTTGTTTCGGAAGGAAACAGAGGGATTGTTTGCAAGCAGCTAGGGATGAATATTGTAAATTCTGCCATCGTCAGAAATCCGATTTCCGTAGCAAGAGAGATCCTCTCCTATCCAGAAACGAAACAGGGATACAATCTGGCGTTACCGGCGACGCTGGTCCCAATCCATAAGGGGCATGATATCTTGTTTGAGGTTCTTGCGCAGTCAAAATGGAAGCAGCGTCCACTTCATCTGAATCTCTATGGAACTGGGAATTATAGCAAGTCATTACAGTACTATAGTCAGTATCTGGGCTTGAAGAATATCCACTTCAGGGGCTATTCAAAAAATATTGCAGAAGTATGGGCGAAAAATCATCTCCTGGTGATGAGTTCGAGGATGGAAGGCTTACCGTTAACACTTATAGAGGCAATGTCCTGTGGTCGATTGGCTGTTGTGACAGGGGTGGCAGGGAAGGAGTGTGTTCAGGATGGTGAAACTGGCTTTGTTGCAAAGGCTGCTCATCCCGAGTTTATAGATGAAGCTCTGGAGAGGGCCTGGCAGAAGAGGGCGCAGTGGCAGGAAATGGGAAGCCTTGCTGCCGAGCGAGTGCGAGAGCTTATACCCTTTGATCCCGTCGAGGCATTTGCTCATACCTTGTTGCAACTTGTGCAGGACTGA
- a CDS encoding ABC transporter ATP-binding protein, producing the protein MSSSSSSLIVALVSKSYHIYKKPVDRLKQLLLSPLYEVCLKRRVKQYFTEFHALSDVSFKAARGETIGIIGANGAGKSTLLQIISGTLSPTSGTVEVNGRVAALLELGSSFDPEFTGIENVYLYGAILGLDRREMTKRLDKICKYADIGEYFHQPVKMYSSGMVMRLAFAVIVHVDADILIIDEALTVGDAFFVQKCMRFLRDFRKNGTVLFVSHDAAAVVSLCSHVIWLQDGRIKMQGSPKLVSEAYLEMQVMKSQNISEEQMNRQPSLGDRTSESQKQQEQARDMRLDFINRSNLRNDIELFQFQPDSLSFGQRMASIVNVSMTDEAGCVLRWVVGGEKVKLCIGCEAHEILKNPIVGFYVKDRLGQYLFGDNTFLTYEDKALEIAAGESFYARFSFRMPLLPVGEYSISPAIAVGTQDEHLTQHWLHDALVFKSHASSVVNSLVGIPMTSIEIIVQ; encoded by the coding sequence ATGTCCTCTAGTTCTTCATCTCTGATAGTAGCGCTGGTCAGTAAGTCGTATCATATTTATAAAAAGCCTGTAGATCGCCTGAAACAGCTACTACTCTCTCCCCTGTACGAAGTTTGTCTTAAAAGACGAGTAAAGCAGTATTTTACAGAGTTTCATGCGCTGAGTGATGTCTCTTTTAAGGCTGCTCGAGGTGAAACCATCGGTATCATCGGGGCTAACGGAGCCGGGAAATCTACTTTACTCCAAATCATTTCAGGAACCCTGTCGCCAACCTCTGGAACTGTTGAGGTGAATGGTCGAGTTGCAGCGCTTCTGGAACTCGGTTCGAGTTTTGATCCAGAGTTTACCGGTATTGAAAATGTCTATCTTTATGGAGCCATACTGGGGCTGGATAGAAGAGAAATGACAAAGCGTCTGGATAAAATATGCAAATACGCAGATATTGGTGAGTATTTTCACCAGCCGGTGAAAATGTATTCCAGCGGTATGGTTATGCGTTTAGCCTTTGCTGTTATTGTCCATGTTGATGCAGATATTCTTATTATTGATGAGGCTCTGACGGTTGGCGATGCATTCTTTGTCCAGAAGTGCATGCGGTTTTTGCGGGATTTTAGAAAAAACGGAACCGTGCTCTTTGTCAGTCACGATGCGGCTGCGGTGGTGAGTCTCTGCTCTCATGTCATATGGTTACAGGATGGAAGAATAAAAATGCAGGGCAGTCCAAAACTTGTATCTGAGGCATACCTGGAAATGCAGGTGATGAAGTCCCAAAATATTTCCGAAGAGCAAATGAACCGTCAACCATCTCTTGGAGACAGAACTTCGGAAAGTCAAAAACAGCAAGAGCAGGCAAGGGACATGCGTCTGGACTTTATCAATAGAAGCAATTTAAGAAATGATATAGAATTGTTTCAATTTCAGCCGGATTCTCTTTCTTTTGGTCAACGAATGGCCAGTATTGTGAATGTTAGCATGACAGATGAAGCAGGCTGTGTGCTACGCTGGGTCGTGGGAGGGGAAAAAGTGAAGCTTTGCATTGGATGTGAGGCGCATGAAATACTTAAGAATCCAATTGTCGGTTTTTATGTGAAGGATCGTTTAGGACAGTATCTCTTTGGGGATAATACGTTTTTGACCTATGAAGACAAGGCCTTGGAAATAGCAGCTGGAGAGTCTTTTTACGCCCGCTTTAGCTTTCGTATGCCTCTGCTGCCAGTCGGAGAGTACAGCATTTCACCTGCAATTGCCGTGGGGACACAGGATGAACACCTGACTCAGCATTGGCTCCATGATGCACTTGTGTTCAAGTCTCATGCCAGTTCAGTGGTGAACAGCCTGGTTGGTATTCCCATGACCTCAATAGAAATCATTGTGCAGTGA
- a CDS encoding ABC transporter permease — translation MNPHAQYPTSLAAMWRSVYSNRSLVRQLIGREIAGRYRGSVLGIAWSFFQPLLMLAVYTFVFSMVLQTTWRGEVGDGKVNFAIILFSGLIVYGLFAECINRAPTLILSNVNLVKRVVFPLEVLPVVMLGVAIFNLIVGLLILFGAILLFGLDFHGSSLYLPLVLSPLLLMTLGLSLLLAAAGVYLRDLGHVVVVVTTILLFLSPVFYSISAVPEKIRFVIYLNPLTFIIEQVRAVLIWGRTPDWLWLTVYGGCSLLVAWLGFSLFQWTRKGFSDVL, via the coding sequence ATGAATCCCCATGCCCAATATCCTACCTCATTGGCAGCAATGTGGCGCTCTGTGTATTCTAATCGAAGCTTGGTCCGGCAATTGATTGGGCGAGAAATAGCAGGACGATATCGTGGATCGGTTCTGGGTATAGCCTGGTCTTTTTTTCAGCCCTTGCTGATGCTGGCTGTGTATACCTTTGTTTTTTCCATGGTATTACAAACGACCTGGAGAGGAGAAGTGGGTGATGGAAAGGTAAATTTTGCAATCATTCTTTTTTCAGGATTGATAGTGTATGGTCTTTTTGCTGAGTGCATCAATCGAGCGCCAACCCTCATTCTTTCCAATGTTAACTTGGTGAAACGAGTTGTTTTTCCGTTGGAAGTTCTTCCGGTGGTGATGCTTGGAGTAGCAATTTTCAATCTAATAGTTGGGCTTCTTATTCTCTTTGGAGCAATACTGCTTTTCGGTCTGGATTTTCATGGGAGCTCTCTCTATCTCCCCCTTGTACTTTCGCCTCTTCTTCTGATGACTTTGGGCCTCTCCTTGCTTCTGGCTGCGGCAGGCGTCTACTTGAGGGACTTGGGACACGTCGTGGTGGTTGTGACAACCATCCTTCTTTTTCTTTCCCCGGTTTTTTATTCAATATCTGCCGTACCTGAGAAAATACGATTTGTGATCTACTTAAACCCCCTGACGTTTATCATTGAACAGGTTCGAGCTGTGCTCATCTGGGGCAGGACACCCGACTGGCTTTGGTTGACGGTCTATGGCGGATGCAGCCTGCTTGTCGCCTGGCTGGGGTTCTCGCTGTTTCAGTGGACACGAAAGGGGTTTTCAGATGTCCTCTAG
- a CDS encoding B12-binding domain-containing radical SAM protein, which yields MNILLIYPELPFSFWSFPQAIRFSTAKALYAPLGPITVAALLPKEWDIKFVDLNVREVTEKEWQWADIIMISGMIVQRKSFQPLIEEAKKRAKVTVAGGPYPTLMADELITIGCDIVVCGEAENNITSLVDAIQSRKSGQVIRNNEKPDLNNTPLPRYDLINLDDYYHFLIQTTRGCPFSCEFCDIAGLYGKQPRFKSPDQVIAELEYLYQLGARGHITIADDNFIANKKNAKAICQELIKWNRKRHQPFGFTTQASVNLGQDMEMIDLLTAANFGDIFIGIESPDEDILTANEKHQNVINPLVESIENIKRNGLSIIGSFIIGFDNEKKGAGKRICDFVDQTSIPIIMPNILSAPPGTRLEERLQKEDRLFDKLIALNTSETYFNLPNFIPSRPLEEIMEEFIEMWEYLYNPSRFLERTYKFCLGIRPTRKAIAAKNGTPHEDNPAKTTSPPLKRQLCELVTFFHHAWLHGVIAPHRVQFWKQLKGMQKQNPSRLKKYIVHCISGDSYLQMSKTIRHDIHCLLAEQDKRK from the coding sequence ATGAATATCTTACTCATATACCCAGAATTACCATTTTCTTTCTGGAGTTTTCCTCAAGCAATACGATTTTCTACAGCAAAGGCCTTATATGCTCCTCTCGGACCAATCACAGTTGCCGCACTTTTACCAAAAGAATGGGATATCAAGTTTGTTGATTTAAATGTCAGAGAAGTAACTGAAAAAGAGTGGCAATGGGCTGACATAATCATGATATCAGGCATGATAGTGCAGAGAAAAAGTTTCCAGCCCCTAATTGAAGAAGCAAAAAAAAGAGCAAAAGTCACCGTCGCGGGAGGCCCCTACCCGACACTCATGGCTGATGAACTCATTACAATTGGTTGTGATATCGTGGTCTGTGGAGAAGCAGAAAACAACATCACTTCCCTGGTTGATGCCATCCAATCCAGAAAAAGTGGTCAAGTCATTCGCAACAACGAAAAGCCTGACTTAAACAACACCCCCCTGCCTCGTTATGACCTCATCAATCTTGACGACTACTACCATTTCTTAATACAGACAACCAGAGGGTGTCCATTCAGTTGTGAATTCTGTGACATTGCAGGTTTATACGGCAAGCAGCCCCGTTTTAAAAGTCCTGATCAAGTTATCGCAGAACTGGAATACCTGTATCAACTTGGAGCCAGGGGTCATATTACAATTGCAGATGATAATTTTATCGCCAACAAAAAGAATGCAAAGGCCATCTGCCAGGAACTGATCAAATGGAACAGAAAACGCCACCAGCCCTTTGGTTTCACAACCCAGGCATCTGTAAACCTGGGACAAGACATGGAGATGATAGACCTGCTGACCGCTGCAAACTTTGGGGATATATTTATCGGAATTGAATCTCCAGACGAGGATATACTGACGGCAAATGAAAAGCATCAAAATGTCATCAATCCACTTGTGGAATCCATCGAAAATATTAAACGAAACGGACTTTCAATCATTGGTAGCTTTATCATTGGATTTGACAACGAAAAAAAAGGAGCGGGGAAACGGATCTGTGATTTTGTTGATCAAACCAGCATCCCGATCATTATGCCCAACATTCTCAGCGCTCCCCCAGGTACTAGACTCGAGGAGCGATTGCAAAAAGAAGATCGTTTATTCGACAAACTCATCGCATTAAATACAAGTGAAACATATTTTAATCTACCCAACTTTATCCCAAGCAGACCATTAGAGGAGATAATGGAGGAATTTATTGAAATGTGGGAATACCTCTACAACCCTTCCCGTTTTTTGGAGAGGACCTACAAATTCTGTCTTGGTATACGTCCAACTCGTAAAGCCATAGCTGCAAAGAACGGTACCCCTCATGAAGACAATCCTGCAAAGACAACAAGCCCTCCTCTGAAAAGACAGCTCTGTGAGCTTGTCACATTTTTTCATCATGCATGGTTACATGGTGTCATAGCGCCCCACAGGGTACAATTTTGGAAGCAATTAAAAGGCATGCAAAAACAGAACCCAAGCCGTCTAAAAAAATATATTGTTCATTGCATCAGCGGTGATTCGTATCTACAGATGAGCAAAACAATTCGACACGATATTCACTGTCTACTGGCTGAACAGGATAAGAGAAAATAA
- a CDS encoding glycosyltransferase, which yields MSYLKKMFRTLENIVFAYNREGKAVLEIPLFDAAYYRKQFPGKRGSDLNLLRHYLIRGFMQGDNPHPLFNTSFYLKSNPDLAESGTNPLIHYLHRGYRERRSPHILFDISYYLEHNPDVEKAGVDPLIHYLTRGYKERRMPHFLFDVSYYLKNNPDIEKAGIDPLTHYIQYGYKEKRDPHPLFSTSFYLENNPNVEASGKNPLVHYLQYGCKEQRSPHSLFDTPYYIESNPDLKNAGIDPLKHYLSLGYREKRNPHPLFNTFFYCYRYKDKLADGQNPLVHFCVYGLTEKTDPHPLFNTAYYLQFNPEAIASGMNPLVHFLANGYRQGEAFYTYKKRPKREIKTIFIVSCWIPKFNHDSGSLRLYRLIQMLAEDGYEIVLWARSGPGDEQYVEALKELKVTLPYRENGFTNYLDEKGASVDLVMLCRLPVASQYLDIVLTLTDARIVFDTVDLAYLREERMAQTLGQQVDQTIKAKELHVCRCVDEVVVVSPVEKEILKVEGIEENVSIVTNIHDLSSPGRSFKERVGLMFIGGFEHQPNVDGILWFVQKIWPMIQEQISDIHLDIVGSNPPDTILALVSPDINVTGYVLDVKPYFDKARVFVSPLRFGAGVKGKIGQSMAFGLPVVTTSTGAEGMYLEDGVSAMIGDEEELFAQKVIRLYRDEGLWRTLSRNAGGLIEHHFTTEVVKKALLEVIESDRGNETLEQRENEKIDTLLQNLHFTTTDLPLVSIIIPTYGQVYYTLKCLSSIMENLPEAEVEIIVIDDASGHTRIKDLARVPGIQLLVQEENLGFVGSVNNGARQARGDFLYFLNNDTQVTKGWLDSMVALFEVHVDCAIVGSKLVYPDGRLQEAGGIIWQDGAAWNYGHSDDPDSPLYNYVKEVDYVSGASLLIKKQLFDSLGGMNPDYSPAYYEDVDLAFSARAAGGKVYYQPASMVVHYEGISHGTDTSLGIKAYQNSNQATFVKNWQEILAAEHFAHGSNVFHARDRSRHRQTVLLVDQSISSPYDAIQTNIIWYIIQLLVELSMNVKYFSCNSKREQTDFDALQRLGVEIICDAEDKDGLRKWIRDHGSLLDVIVCPSDFEKKEIHGYDLDLNVRIVPFCLFGEQRVNGKADLLQILNNCSDAGPA from the coding sequence ATGAGTTATTTAAAAAAAATGTTTCGTACTTTGGAGAATATCGTTTTTGCGTATAATCGGGAAGGAAAAGCTGTACTGGAAATCCCTCTGTTTGATGCAGCGTACTATCGTAAGCAATTCCCTGGGAAACGTGGATCAGATCTGAACCTTTTGCGTCATTATCTTATCAGAGGATTTATGCAGGGGGATAATCCGCATCCTCTGTTCAATACCTCGTTTTATCTAAAAAGCAATCCGGATTTGGCTGAATCAGGAACGAATCCACTTATCCATTATCTCCACCGTGGATATCGAGAAAGAAGATCACCTCATATCCTATTCGATATATCCTATTACCTGGAGCATAATCCAGATGTAGAAAAGGCCGGTGTTGATCCTCTGATTCATTATCTCACGCGTGGTTACAAAGAAAGAAGGATGCCCCATTTCTTATTCGATGTGTCCTATTATCTGAAAAATAATCCGGATATAGAGAAGGCAGGCATTGACCCTCTGACCCACTACATTCAATACGGCTATAAAGAAAAAAGAGATCCCCACCCTTTATTCAGTACCTCATTTTATCTTGAGAATAATCCTAATGTGGAAGCGTCAGGAAAGAACCCATTGGTTCATTATCTTCAATATGGCTGTAAAGAACAAAGATCCCCTCATTCTCTTTTTGATACCCCTTATTATATTGAAAGCAACCCAGATTTGAAGAATGCTGGTATCGATCCTCTGAAACACTATCTCAGCCTTGGTTATAGGGAAAAGAGGAATCCCCATCCCCTCTTTAACACGTTCTTTTATTGTTACCGATATAAAGACAAACTTGCCGATGGGCAGAATCCACTTGTGCATTTCTGTGTGTATGGGTTGACGGAAAAAACTGATCCTCATCCACTTTTCAATACAGCGTATTATTTGCAGTTTAATCCGGAAGCTATTGCCTCTGGAATGAACCCCCTGGTGCATTTTCTTGCGAATGGATACAGACAGGGAGAGGCTTTTTATACGTATAAAAAGCGTCCCAAAAGAGAAATAAAAACAATCTTCATTGTGTCCTGTTGGATTCCTAAATTTAATCATGATTCAGGATCATTACGGCTGTATCGTTTGATTCAGATGCTTGCGGAAGATGGATATGAAATAGTTTTATGGGCACGATCAGGGCCCGGGGATGAGCAATACGTCGAAGCTTTGAAAGAACTCAAAGTAACACTTCCCTATCGGGAAAATGGATTTACGAACTATTTGGATGAAAAAGGCGCCTCTGTTGATTTGGTCATGCTTTGTCGATTACCAGTGGCCAGTCAATATCTTGATATTGTTCTTACTCTGACAGATGCGAGGATTGTTTTTGATACGGTTGACCTTGCCTATTTACGAGAGGAAAGAATGGCACAGACTCTGGGGCAACAGGTTGATCAGACTATCAAGGCCAAAGAACTTCATGTTTGTCGTTGTGTTGATGAGGTTGTTGTTGTCAGCCCGGTAGAGAAAGAAATCCTTAAGGTCGAAGGCATTGAGGAGAATGTGTCAATTGTGACCAATATTCACGACTTAAGTTCTCCTGGCAGATCATTTAAAGAAAGAGTGGGGTTGATGTTTATCGGCGGTTTTGAGCATCAGCCCAATGTTGATGGTATTCTCTGGTTTGTACAAAAGATATGGCCGATGATACAGGAACAAATTTCAGACATTCATCTGGACATTGTCGGCAGCAATCCTCCCGATACAATCCTGGCGCTGGTTTCTCCCGATATTAATGTCACTGGATATGTGTTGGATGTGAAACCATATTTTGATAAGGCCAGGGTGTTTGTCAGCCCCTTGCGCTTTGGTGCAGGAGTCAAGGGGAAAATCGGGCAAAGTATGGCCTTCGGGCTTCCCGTGGTCACGACATCCACAGGGGCGGAAGGGATGTATCTTGAAGACGGTGTCAGTGCAATGATTGGAGATGAAGAAGAGCTGTTTGCACAAAAGGTAATACGCCTCTATCGGGATGAAGGGTTGTGGCGGACCCTTTCCCGGAATGCAGGGGGGCTGATCGAACATCATTTTACGACCGAGGTCGTTAAAAAGGCTCTATTGGAAGTGATCGAGAGTGATAGGGGCAACGAGACGCTGGAACAAAGAGAAAATGAAAAAATCGATACCCTTTTGCAAAATCTTCATTTTACCACTACGGATCTTCCCCTTGTCTCCATCATCATCCCAACATATGGACAGGTTTATTATACACTGAAGTGCTTGTCTTCAATTATGGAAAATCTCCCTGAGGCTGAGGTGGAGATCATTGTTATCGATGATGCATCGGGGCATACTCGAATAAAAGATCTGGCGCGAGTGCCTGGGATCCAGCTGCTCGTTCAAGAGGAAAATCTAGGTTTTGTCGGTTCTGTCAATAATGGTGCCCGGCAGGCTCGTGGGGATTTCCTGTACTTCCTGAATAATGATACTCAAGTCACTAAGGGGTGGCTGGACAGTATGGTGGCTCTGTTTGAGGTTCATGTAGATTGTGCAATTGTCGGCTCAAAGCTTGTTTATCCCGATGGTCGCCTCCAGGAGGCTGGAGGCATTATCTGGCAGGATGGGGCAGCATGGAATTACGGACACTCGGATGATCCTGACAGCCCTCTATATAATTATGTCAAAGAAGTTGATTATGTTTCCGGGGCCTCGTTGTTGATAAAAAAACAACTATTTGATTCATTGGGCGGGATGAATCCGGACTATTCACCAGCCTATTATGAGGATGTAGATCTTGCATTCTCGGCTCGGGCAGCCGGTGGAAAAGTCTACTATCAACCAGCATCCATGGTGGTACATTATGAAGGAATATCACATGGAACCGATACGAGCCTGGGGATAAAGGCGTATCAGAACAGTAATCAGGCAACTTTCGTCAAAAACTGGCAGGAGATACTTGCGGCTGAACATTTTGCACATGGTAGCAATGTTTTTCATGCCAGGGATCGGAGCCGTCATCGTCAAACTGTATTGCTTGTAGATCAATCAATTTCTTCTCCATATGATGCAATACAGACGAATATAATCTGGTATATTATACAGTTGCTGGTAGAGTTGAGTATGAATGTGAAGTATTTCTCCTGTAATAGTAAAAGAGAGCAAACAGATTTCGACGCGTTACAGAGACTTGGTGTTGAAATAATTTGTGATGCTGAGGATAAAGATGGGTTAAGGAAGTGGATTCGGGATCATGGATCTTTGCTGGATGTGATTGTATGTCCATCTGATTTCGAGAAAAAGGAAATTCACGGATATGATCTTGACCTGAATGTAAGGATTGTTCCTTTTTGTTTGTTTGGGGAGCAGAGGGTAAACGGCAAAGCTGATCTTCTTCAAATTCTTAATAATTGTTCGGACGCTGGACCTGCATAA